CCGGAACTTGGGTATTGCATATTTGTCAATACACATCAGAAGAACGCACGTGTCCGTTTTACTCTAGCACATGAGTTTTCGCATGCATTATATCACTATCGCATGGGTGGAATTATCAGCCGAAACGGTGATAAGAATCCCAGAGAAGTCTTTGCGAACGTATTCGCCGCTCATTTTTTAGTCCCTGGAAAAGCATTACGAGAACACATCAATGATATCGGCGGCAAAGAATTTCTTGATAGTTTTCAAGCATTCCGCTTGGCATTTCACTTTAATGTTAGCTATTCTATGATGCTATTTAGGCTAAATAGTGAAAAGCTGATCAATTCGGATGAAATGAATGAGTGGGCACAATTGAATGTCAAGACACTGGCAAGGAAGTGGGGTATACGAGCGAGTGACAACTATTTTGCTGATGCTGTAGACACACAACCAACGCACGCCAACACGCTGGGACTCGCCCATTATCCTCTTTCAGTCCTCAAGCGCATAAAAACATCTTACGAACGAAAAAAAGTAAACGTGGAACAGGCTGCCCACCTGCTCTGCGTCAGTGAACAGGATCTACTTGATGGACTGTTACAGCCAAAGCCAAATCCCGACAGTCTTGATTTGCTTGAACTCGCCGACCTCCTCACCATCCGGTGACAAGAAAAGGATGCCATGCATGTGTACCTGAATGCGACCAGTTATGAAGGTCCGCTTGAAGAAGGAAACTCACACGCTCAAATTTTCTTGGATGAAGCTCACACTGCATGGGTCGTCAAATCTGTCACCAGTTCCCGATTGGGAATTACACATGGGCGCGCTCTTTTTAACGAATTTGTCGCAACGCGCGTGGCCGAACTGCTCGGGCTGCCCGTGCCACAGGTCGCCATCATGGCCGTGGATGATCCACTTTTGAATGCGTTCCCTGAATTGCGAACCCCCGCCTCCGGTTCATTTTCCGCTGGTCTTCACCTAGCCACGCGATACCATCAGGGCATCACGCTCCGTGCCTTTCGAACTGCAGGTGTGCCTGAACTTGCTCAACGGAAAGTCATCAACAAACTCGATGCCAACGGCGTCGTGACATTCGATACGTGGCTGTGCAATCCAGACCATGCGGACGAAACAGAACTCGGGCTGTACGAAAACGAAGGAAATCTGCTCTTCGAGACCACCCGGCCTGGTGAACTTCGACTCATGATGCTTGATCATGGTCAAGCCTTTACCGGTGACTGGCACGACCGCGCTGACGGAGACCCCGTTCGGCGCTTGGGAAGCTGGCCCACCCGGTTGATGGGCCATTACGAGGTGTTTGTTCGAGGACGGTGGCTGAATGTGACGTCGTGTGTCGAATGGCTCGCCCAGATCCAGAAGGTGACACTGGCGGACCTGAAGAGAATTGTGAATGAAGTGCCGGCGGCGTGGCGAGAAGAGATCCCGGAAGGGGAAGTGGAAAAGTTACTTCTCTACCTCCTGGTCCGGGCCACCACAATAGAGAAGATTGTCTACCAGGAATTCGCGACCATGCCAGAGCGCCTCCG
The sequence above is a segment of the Deinococcus sonorensis KR-87 genome. Coding sequences within it:
- a CDS encoding helix-turn-helix domain-containing protein, coding for MDLGNRLKERRERAALTQEYVARQLGLSREILSTWETGTRMPNTKQLDLLAKLYRTELAYLISGQKERNRDRDLLFQDLPNSQEVRKAFTSWLDFLDNWAAFIAASGESLPGPGRPPRALDQGGNITDARKAPTLAVETRNELKLASDAIHDIETLLDEQNILVYKSSIESDDQKDTVSGAFYNHPELGYCIFVNTHQKNARVRFTLAHEFSHALYHYRMGGIISRNGDKNPREVFANVFAAHFLVPGKALREHINDIGGKEFLDSFQAFRLAFHFNVSYSMMLFRLNSEKLINSDEMNEWAQLNVKTLARKWGIRASDNYFADAVDTQPTHANTLGLAHYPLSVLKRIKTSYERKKVNVEQAAHLLCVSEQDLLDGLLQPKPNPDSLDLLELADLLTIR
- a CDS encoding HipA family kinase, whose amino-acid sequence is MHVYLNATSYEGPLEEGNSHAQIFLDEAHTAWVVKSVTSSRLGITHGRALFNEFVATRVAELLGLPVPQVAIMAVDDPLLNAFPELRTPASGSFSAGLHLATRYHQGITLRAFRTAGVPELAQRKVINKLDANGVVTFDTWLCNPDHADETELGLYENEGNLLFETTRPGELRLMMLDHGQAFTGDWHDRADGDPVRRLGSWPTRLMGHYEVFVRGRWLNVTSCVEWLAQIQKVTLADLKRIVNEVPAAWREEIPEGEVEKLLLYLLVRATTIEKIVYQEFATMPERLRRGVTHP